Genomic window (Catenulispora sp. MAP5-51):
TCGGTGCTGTCCGGATCCGGGGCGCCGGACGGTTCGACGGCGATGTGCGCCCGGACGCTGTCCGGCAGCGCCAGTGAGGAACGGAAGCCGTACGGCCCGGCAGCGCTGTGGGTCAGCAGGAGGCAGGGACCGACGTGATCCAGGACAGCGTCGTAGCCGGCCTGGCGCAGTGCCGGCAGGTCGCGGTTGACCGGCACCACCTGCTTCAGGAACGCGTCGAACGCCGCGGTCGGGAACCTGCTGTCGGGATAGCCGACCCGGAACAGGTCCCACAGCGTCTGACGATCGCGGAGCAGCGCCTCGGTCGGGCGGGGCCGGTAGGAGGCGCGTCCGTAGCCGACGCCGTCCGCGACCAGCACGTCGAGCCCGGCGGCCAGGAAGTCCCACTGCCAGCCCGGGCGGCCGTCCGGCGTGTCGCCGAAGCAGGCGCCGGTGAGCCCGCCGCCGTGCAGCATCAGCAGCGGGAAGGCACCGCGCGGCCGGGCCAGCCGGACGTACTGCACGTGCGCCTGGCCCTCGAAGCGGCCGTCGCTCTCGTGTCCGCCCACCGGGAATCCGCCGACCGCGGTGACGGTGATCGCCTCACGCATGGCCGCCAGTTCTACCATGAAGCGGTGGGGATCACGGGGAGCGACAGCCCGCCGCGGTTGGCGCGCGGACTGGTGTTCGCCGTGGCCGCGGCGCTGGTGTCGGTGCATGTCTTCAAGGCCGCGAGCCGGATCCCCGGCGATCCGGCGGCGGGGCTGACGATCGTCGCGGCGTGTCTGGCGATCCTGGCGCTGGAGTTCCGGCCGGCGACGTGGCCGCGCATGGCGGCGCAGCTGGTGTGCGGCTTCGCGGCGGTCGTGCCGGCCGGCGCGTCGGTCGGGCTGCTGGCGGTCCCGGTCGGAGCGGTGTTCCTGCAAGGGCTGTGGCCGCTGGTCCTCCCGGTCCTCGGGGCGACCGCGTGGGTGCAGGTGGTGCGCACGGACAGCGTGCGCGACACCGTCGACATGTGCGTCACGGTCCTGCTCGGCGGGATGGTGCTGTATGCCGTGACCACGCTTGCTGCTTTTGCCGCGCGGGTGCACGAGACCCGCCTGACCCTCGCCGCCGCCGCGGTGACCACCGAACGTCTGCGCATCGCCGAAGGGCTGGACACCGACCTGTCCTCGGGCCTGGGCCGCATCCGGGAGCTGGCGGCGAAACAGGACCCGGACGTCCTGGACGGCCTGCTCACCGACGCCCGCGCCACTCTGGCCGCGACCCGGGCCACCGCCGCCGATCTGCGCAGCCTGTCGCTCACGCCGGAGTCGGCCAGCGCCCGGGCGCTGCTCCGGTCTGCGGGCATCGAGGCGGAGGTGGTCAGCGGGCACACCGAACCGCTGGGCCCGGCAGGGACCGTCCTGGCCACGGTGTTGCGCGAAGCCGTGACCGCGGTGGTGCGCGTCGGCGACGCGCGGCGCTGCCTGATCGTCACCGGCGAGGCCGCCGGACAGGTCACGCTGCGCGTCGTCAGCGACGGCGTGCGGACCGCGGCGCTCGGGACGGACGTGCTGGACGGCCTCGCCGAGCGCGTCCGCGCCAGCGGCGGGCGGCTGGCGGCGGGACTGGAGGCGGACGGCCGCTTCGCGGTCGAGGCGTCGGTCCCGGCCACGCCGTCGGCGGCCGAGCCGGTGGACGCCCCGGAGCCGCGGCGCGCGGGGGTGCTCTACTACCTGCTGCTGGCTGCCTTCTGCGTACGGACCCTGCTTTACGTCCCGGCCGCGCTGATCGCCCCGGCCCTGGTGGTGCTGGCGGTGTTGTGCACGCTCCAGGTCGTGTACTCGGTCCGCGACGAGAAGCGGCACAGCGAGGCGGCGCTCGTCCTGTTCGCGGCGCTGACCTTCGCCCCGATGCACGCCTTCGGCCAGAACTGGATCGCCTCCCTGGGCCTGCTGACCGGCTCGCTGCTGGTCGCGCTGCCCCTGCCGCTGGCGGTGCTGGTGGTCGCGGCCGCGCTGGGCGTCGGCGGACTGCTCGCCGCCGCCGACGGCACGAGCGCGCTGTCGGCGGTGCTGAACGCGCTGGTGACGTGCCTGATCGTGTACGGCATGCTGCGGCTGGCCCGCCTGGTGCGCGAACTGCAGCAGGCCAACGAGGGCCTGGCGCGCGCTGCGGTGGTGGGGGAGCGGCTGCGGGCGGCGCGGGACCTGCACGACCTGTTGGGCCACGGACTGGCCGCGATCCTGCTGAAGGCGGAGCTGGCCCGGCGGCTGCGCGCCTCCGACCCCGAGCGCTGCCTGGCCGAGATCCGCGACGTGGAGCGGCTGGCGGCACAGGGCGAGCGCGAACTACGGGCCCTGACAGGCGGACCGCGCGAGCTGTCGTTCGGCGACGAACTGGCGTCCGCGGCGGCGGTCCTGGCCGCGGCCGACGTGGCGGTGGAGGTCGAGGGCGAGGAGCTCTCGGTGCCGCCGGACACGGGCGCGGTGCTCGGCGCGGTGCTGCGCGAGGCGGTGACCAACGTGCTGCGGCACAGCACGGCGCGGCACGCGAGGATCGCGGTCACGGCGACCGACGCGGCCGTACGGCTGGAGGTCGAGAACGACGGGGTCGGCGCCGACGTCGGGTCGCCGGGCTCGGGCGTCGGCGGCCTGACGCTGCGCCTGGCCGAGCACGGCGGCACGCTGACCGCCGGACCGGACGACGGCTGGTATCTGCTGTGCGCGGAGCTGCCGCAATCCAGCCGCGATCAGCGTCAGTAGGCTCGTACGCATGATCGCTCAGGCTTCGTCGAAGATCCGCGTCGGCATCCAGCTGGCACCGCAGCACGTCGACTACCCGGCCATCCGCCGCGCCGCCGCGCAGGCCGAGGAACTGGGCGTGGACGTCCTGTTCAACTGGGACCACTTCTTCCCCCTCGGCAAGGTGAGCCAGGGCAAGCACTTCGAGTGCTGGACCATGCTCGGCGCCTGGGCCGAGGCCACCTCGCGGGTCGAGATCGGCCCCCTGGTCACCTGCAACAGCTACCGCAACCCGGACCTGCTCGCCGACATGGCCCGAACCGTCGACCACATCAGCGGCGGCCGCCTCATCCTCGGCATCGGCGCCGGCTTCAAGGAACAGGAGTACGTCGAGTACGGCTACGAGTTCGGCACGCCGGGCAGCCGCATCGACGACCTGGCGCGCTCCCTGCCGCGCATCGAGCACCGCTTCAGCCGCCTCGACCCGCCGCCCACCCGCAAGATCCCGGTGCTGATCGGCGGCGGCGGCGAGAAGAAGATGCTGCGGGTCGTGGCGCGTCACGCCGACATCTGGCACAGCTTCGCCGGCGGCGACGTACTGGAGCACAAGATGAAGGTGCTGGAAGAACACTGCGCCGCGATCGGCCGGGACCCGGCACAGATCCAGCGATCCGTTCTGGTCGGCGGGGATCCGGCCGAGTGTGAGCGCGAGGTGGAGCTCGGCGTGACTCTGTTCGTGGTGCGGGATCCGGGGCCGAGCTTCGACTTCGGGGAGCTGCGGGACTGGCTGGCGTGGCGTGACGAGCACAATCGCGATCAGCACAAGCGCGACGAGCACAACCGCGACGAGCACAACCGCGACGGCGACAAGGCTTGAGCTAGACCCACCCCGCCTCGCGCGCGATCCGCACCGCGTCCGTCCGGTTCCGGGCGTTCAGCTTCCCGACGATCGCCGTCAGCACGTTGCGCACCGTCCCGGTCGACAGGTGCAGCGCGGCGGCGATCTCGGGCGGCTCGGCACCGCCGGCCAGCTCGCGCAGGACGTCCTGCTCGCGCGGTGTCAGCGGGTTCTCCGCGAGGTCCCACGCCGTGACCGCCAGCGCCGGGTCCAGGACCCGGCCGCCGGCGGCGACCGTGCGGATCGCGGCGGTCAGCTCCTCCGGCGGTGCGGTCTTCAGCAGGAAGCCGTCCACCTTCGCCTCGAGCGCCCGGCGCAGCATGCCGGGGCGGCCGTTGGAGGTGAGCATCAGGGTGCGGCAGGCCGGCACCTTCTGCTTCAGCAGCGCCGCCGCTTCGAGGCCGTCGATGCCGCCGGGCATGTCGATGTCCAGCAGGGCCACGTCCGGGGCGAACACCAGCGCCTGCGGCACCACCTCGTCGCCGGTCGCGGTCTGGGCCACGACCTCCAGGTCCGGCTCCAGATCGAGCAGGGCGGCCAGGGCGCCGCGCACCACGAGCTGGTCCTCGGCCAACAGCAGTCGGATCACGTCACGACGATACCCGTGACGAGGTCACGGGTGATCGATGACGGCGTCTCTGGGGAAGGAAGCCGCAGCTCGGCACGCTTATAAGCATGAACAAGGCGATCACCGGGACGGCGACGGAAGCGATCACGCTTCAGTCCGTCAGCAAGGTATACGGCAAGGGCCGCAGTGCGGTCGCGGCGCTGCGCGAGGTGTCGGTCGGCCTGCCCAAGGGCGGGTTCACCGCGATCATGGGCCCGTCCGGGTCCGGCAAGAGCACGTTCCTGCACTGCGCCGCCGGCCTGGACCGGCCCAGCGCGGGCACCGTCATACTCGGCGGGACGGACCTGTCAGGGCTCAGCGACACCAAGCTGACCGAGCTGCGCCGGGAGCGCGCCGGCTTCGTCTTCCAGGCGTTCAACCTGGTGTCCTCGCTGACCGTGAGCCAGAACATCACCCTGCCGCTGCGGCTGGCCGGCAGGCGGACTGACGGCGCGCGGCTGGCCGAGGTGCTCCGGCGCGTGGGCCTCACCGAGCGCACCGGCCACCGGCCCGGCCAGCTCTCCGGCGGCCAGCAGCAGCGCGTCGCCATCGCCCGGGCCCTGATCGCCGACCCCGAGGTCGTCTTCGCCGACGAGCCCACCGGCGCCCTGGACACCATGACCGCCCGCGAGGTGCTGGTCCTGCTGCGCGAGACCGTGGACACCATGGGCCAGACCATCGTCATGGTCACCCACGACCCGGTCGCCGCCTCCTACGCCGACACCGTCCTGTTCCTGGCCGACGGCCGCATCGCCGACTCGCTGGCCGCCCCGACCGCCGCCGGCGTCGCCGACCGCATGATCCGCCTGGGAGCGTGGGCCCGATGATGCTCTGGCTCGCCGTCGCCACGCTGCGCCACCGCAAGGGCGGCTTCATCGGCGCCCTGGTCGCCCTGTTCTGCGCCGCCGCGCTGGTCGCCGGCTGCGGGACGCTGCTGGCCACCGGAATCCTCGGGACCGTCAAGCCCGAACGCTTCGCCGCCGCGCCGCTGGTCGTCACCGGCGACCAGAACGTGCACGGGATCGAGAACAAGGGCAAGGGCAAGATCAAGGAGAAGGCCAAGCCGGTCAGCGATCATGTGTGGGTGTCCGCGGCGCTCGCCGATCAGATCAGGGCCCTGCCTTCGGTGAAGTCCGTGGCCACCGAGGTGGAGTTCGCGGCCTACCTCCCGGGCGGCCCGACCAGCGATTCCTTCGGCCACGGCTGGGAATCCGCGTCCCTGTCCGGCCTGACGCTGGCCTACGGACGCGCGCCGGCTGCACCGGACGAGGTCGTGCTGGACGCCTCCACGGCGGCCGCGACGAAGCTGCACGTCGGGTCCACGGCGCCGATGCGCACCGCGATCGGGACGATGCCGGTCCGCGTCGTGGGGATCACGGCGCAGGGCTTCCCGAGCCAGGCCGCGATCTACTTCGCTCCGGCCGAGGCCCGCCAGCTGGCCGGACACCCCGGGCAGGTCGACGCGATCGGCGTGTTCCCGGCCGGGGATCCGGCTTCTACCGAGAAGGATGTCAAGGCCCTCATTGCCTCCGCCGCCGCCGGAACGGTCCCCGCGCCGGTCGTCCACACCGGCGACTCCCGCGGCCCGGCCGAGTTCCCCGACTCCGCCAACGCCTCGGTGCGCCTGATCAGCATGGGCGCGGTGCTCGGCGGCACGTCGCTGATCGTCGCGATCCTGGTCGTCGTCGGCACCTTCGCCTTGTCGATCCAGCAGCGGCAGCGGGAGATCGCGGTGCTGCGTGCCGTGGCCGCGACCGGCAAGCAGGTGCGCAAGATGATCGGCGGCGAGGCGCTGGCCGTGGGCCTGACCGCGGCGGTGGCCGGGGCGGTCGCGGGGCTGCCGCTCGGCGCGTGGCTGCACGGCGAGTTCGTGGCGCTGGACATCATCCCGGCGAACGTCCCGGTGGTGCTGTCGGTGTTCCCGGTCTTTGCCGCGGTGCCGGCCACAGTGTTCGCCGGCTGGGCGGCCGCGCGGATCTCGGGGCGGCGGGCCACCCGGATCCGTCCGGTCGAGGCGCTCGGCGAGGCGGAGCTGAAGCCGCCGCGGGTGTCGTTCGTCAGGGCCCTGTTCGGCGTGCTGGCGATCGCCGGCGCCACGGTGCTGACGGCGGTGCTGACCGGCCTGCACACCGACGCCGCGTCGACACCGGTCTGCTTCATCGCCGTGCTGCTGTGGTGCATCGCGCTGGCCCTGCTCGGGCCGTGGGTGGCGCGCCTGGCGGCGGCCGTGCTGGGGGTGCCGCTGCGGCTGTCGCGGGTCGGCGGCTACCTGGCGGCGAACAACCTGCGCGCCGCCGCACCCCGGCTGGCGTCGGTGATCACGCCGCTGACGCTGATGACGGCCATGGCCTGCACGATCCTGTTCTCGCAGACCAGCGTCGCGGACGCGGCCACGGCGCAGCGCGCGGCGGGGAACATCGCCGACTACGTGGTGGGGAGCAAGGTGCCGGCGAACGCGGCGGCGGAGGTGAAGGCGGTCCCGGGGGTGCGGACGGTGACGCAGGTGCTGCACGCGACGGTGCGGACCGGGCTGAACAACCGCAACGTGCTCGGCGTGACCCCGGCCGGACTGGCCGACACGCTGGACCTGGGCGTCACGGACGGGAGCGTCGCACAGCTGACCGGGCCCGACACCGCGGCGGCGGCGTACGGACAGGGCTACCACGTCGGATCGCAGGTCTCGATGACGCTGCCGGACGGGACGCCCGCGCACGTGACGATCGTCGCGCTCTACTCCCGACAGCTCGGCTTCGGCGACCTGGTGGTGGCGCACGACCTGCTGGCACCGCACGTGGACGTGCCCATGGACGACGAGCTGCTGGTGAAGGCGCCGGGCGTCCCGCGCACCGCGCTGGCCGGGGCCCTGAAGGCGGACCCGGGTCTGGGGATCCAGGACCGGGTGCAGGCCCAGGCCTCGAACAACGACGCCGGCGCGAAGATCGGCTACGTGACCCTCGGCCTGATCGTGGCCTTCACGGCGATCGCGGTGGTCAACACGCTGGCGATGAGCATCAGCGACCGGGGACGCGAGTTCGCGGCGCTGCGCCTGACCGGCGCCACGCGGCGTCAGGTGCGGCGGATGCTGGGCTGGGAGACGGCGGCCGCGGTGGCGGTGGCCACGGCGCTGGGGCTGGCGGTGGCGGCGGCGGTGCTGACGACGTACGCAAGCGGGATGACGCGCGGCACGTCGGGCGCGGCGATGCCGCTGGGGACGCTGGCGGTCGTGATCGGCGGCGGGGCGGTGCTGGCCGGGATCGCGACCTGGCTGCCGGCGCGGGCGGCCTTGGCGGCGGGGCTGCGCGAGGGGTGAGGTTGTGGACAAACCGAAGGCTGCCCCGGCCGATATGGCCGGTGGCAGCCCTCTTGTCTGCCCTCTTGTCTGCTTCCCAGCTGCTCAGCGGATGGCGTCACGGAGCTTGCGCAACGTGGCGACACCGTCGGAGTGCCCCGCGACCTCGGCATCGGCGATGGCCTTGTCGAGCCGGGCCTTCGCGGCGTCCTCCCGATCCAGCGCCCGATACTCGATCACGGCAGCCTGCCGAATCGCATCGAACCGCGGCGCGATCCCCGCGAACCCGGGCCGGTCGTAAAGCAGCGCGGCCCGCTCCAACTGCTCGATGGCCTCCTCCGGCCGCCCCGCGGCATTGAGCACCCACCCGCGCGTGTAGCAGGTCTGCGCCTCATCGACCTCGACACTGAGGAACTGATGCCGCGAAGCCTCCGCGAACCCCACCCGCATCCGATCAGCCTCATCCAGATACCCGAGCGCCTCATCAGCACCCTCGGCCCCGAAGGCGTTGATGGTCTCCCCAGCCATGTCCCGCAGAGCCTCGGTCATATCCGGAACCCGCGGCGCCACGGCATTCGAGGCGACAGCCCGAGCCCAAGCAGCCCGAGCCCCCTCCCAATTCCGCGCCAGAGCAAGCGCTCCCGCAGCCTCGGCAGCGGCAGCCGTCAACCGACTCGCGTCAGGCCACCCGTCCACAGCATCGGCGACATGCAGGAACTCGACGGCAGCTGCCCGCGGCTCCTCCAGCGCGAGCAGCCCCCGCGCCAGGTCGGCGCGCACTTGGACCATGAGCATGTCGGCGCGGGTCGGATGCTTGGTCGGCTTGGCGGGCGGGGGAGTGGGGGCTGTTTCGCTCGGGTCAGCAGCTGCGTGGCCAGCGGCAGCCAGGTCCGGTTCGGCCTCGCTCGCCGCACCGTCGCCGAATTCTGTCTCGCCTGCGCCAGCAGCTTCCCGATCCGCACCAACCGGCTCGCCGGGCATCTCCGCGCCTGCGCCGGCAGATCCGTGCCCATCAGGAACCAGCTCGCCGCCGCCTTCGTATCCGCCATCGCCCCGCAGCGGCACTTCGACCAGCGTCTCCAGCACCGCCACCGCGTCCGCGGTCTGCCCCTGTGCCGCCAGCGCGCTGCTCATCCGCCACCGCGTCTCCACGGCGCCGAAGGCGTCGCCCTCGCGGTCGAGGCGGACCGCTGCTTCGGCGAACGCGCGGACTGCGGTGGCGTGCTCGCCGCCCTGCAACGCTGTCTCGGCGAGCAGGCGGTACAGGGGTGTCAGCTCCTCCGGCTCGACTGCCGGGTGTGCTTCGGCGATGCCCGTCTGCAAGATCCGCATCGCATCCGCGTGGCGGTCTTGGCCGGCCAGGCTGAGGCCGAGGATCATGCGGGAGCGGTGCAGGCGCCAGGGCCACTTCAGGTCCGTGAAGATCTGCAGGGCGTGGCGGGCCAGCGGTTCGGCCGCCTTGGGGTCGTCGTGGGTGGCGTCGTACTCGGCGACCGCCTCCAGTACCAGGGCCAGGCGCTGGGGTGCGTCGAAGCCGGTGCCCTCGCGGACCATGCGGTCCGTCTCGGCGCGGAAGACGCCCAGCCATCGCTCGCGGTCCTGCGCGTCAGCCGCTCGGATGGCCGCGTTGCGGGCCGCGAACACCCGGCTCTGGTGTACCACCAGCTTCTGGACCTGCGCGTCGGCCAGATGCGGTCCGAGGCCGCCGCCGGCCAGCAGGGTGTCGATCTGCTGCAGCAGTGCGTTCAGCTCCGGCCACGTTTCCTCGGTGACCGCGCCCGCGTCAGCCTCCTGATCCCCGCGTGTGGCCTTGCTCCACTCCACCCGGGCCTGCGACGCGATCGCCCGGTCCGGACGCCCCGCGCGCTCATACGCCGTGGCCGCCTCCAGGAAGTGCGTCTTCACCGCGTCCCAGTCCCGCGCCTGGTGCGCACGGCTCGCGCGCTCCGTCGCGATCTCCCCGCGCAGCATGTCGTCCACCTTGTCGGCGTCCGCACCCTCCGCGCGCTCCAGCAGCGCGTCCCACAGACGCCGCGAATCCGGATGGAACTGCTTGTCCAGCACCAACGCCTCGGTCACCAAAGCCTCGAAGTCGTCCGGCACGACAGTGGCAGGACCTTGAGAAGCGGCGACCGCAAGGCCGACCGAAGGCGCAGCGAGCGCAGAATCAGCACTCTCCGAATCCGACAGTTCGGACAGTGCCGACAGAACGGTCAAGGCAGCTGCCCGCACCCCGAGATTCAACTCCCCGACCAAAGGCACCGCCGCCAGCCGCTCAGCCCGCCGCCCCGAAACCGTCGCGTTCCCGTTCCGCGCGTCGAACCGCGCCGCCAGCGCGTCCGCGTCCGCCGCGACCGACTCCCGCAGCTCGGCGACCGTCCACTCCCGCCCCAGCGGCCCGCCGCAGGGCGTGTCCGCGTGCCCGACC
Coding sequences:
- a CDS encoding esterase, with amino-acid sequence MREAITVTAVGGFPVGGHESDGRFEGQAHVQYVRLARPRGAFPLLMLHGGGLTGACFGDTPDGRPGWQWDFLAAGLDVLVADGVGYGRASYRPRPTEALLRDRQTLWDLFRVGYPDSRFPTAAFDAFLKQVVPVNRDLPALRQAGYDAVLDHVGPCLLLTHSAAGPYGFRSSLALPDSVRAHIAVEPSGAPDPDSTDLAPLRAIPHVFLWGDHLDEHQMWRDEYASARRFHDALCEIGADSEWIDLPARGITGNSHLLMMDDNSAELSRLLCDWLRGKGLIAPPAADSELTT
- a CDS encoding ABC transporter ATP-binding protein, with amino-acid sequence MNKAITGTATEAITLQSVSKVYGKGRSAVAALREVSVGLPKGGFTAIMGPSGSGKSTFLHCAAGLDRPSAGTVILGGTDLSGLSDTKLTELRRERAGFVFQAFNLVSSLTVSQNITLPLRLAGRRTDGARLAEVLRRVGLTERTGHRPGQLSGGQQQRVAIARALIADPEVVFADEPTGALDTMTAREVLVLLRETVDTMGQTIVMVTHDPVAASYADTVLFLADGRIADSLAAPTAAGVADRMIRLGAWAR
- a CDS encoding DNA-binding response regulator is translated as MIRLLLAEDQLVVRGALAALLDLEPDLEVVAQTATGDEVVPQALVFAPDVALLDIDMPGGIDGLEAAALLKQKVPACRTLMLTSNGRPGMLRRALEAKVDGFLLKTAPPEELTAAIRTVAAGGRVLDPALAVTAWDLAENPLTPREQDVLRELAGGAEPPEIAAALHLSTGTVRNVLTAIVGKLNARNRTDAVRIAREAGWV
- a CDS encoding FtsX-like permease family protein; this translates as MMLWLAVATLRHRKGGFIGALVALFCAAALVAGCGTLLATGILGTVKPERFAAAPLVVTGDQNVHGIENKGKGKIKEKAKPVSDHVWVSAALADQIRALPSVKSVATEVEFAAYLPGGPTSDSFGHGWESASLSGLTLAYGRAPAAPDEVVLDASTAAATKLHVGSTAPMRTAIGTMPVRVVGITAQGFPSQAAIYFAPAEARQLAGHPGQVDAIGVFPAGDPASTEKDVKALIASAAAGTVPAPVVHTGDSRGPAEFPDSANASVRLISMGAVLGGTSLIVAILVVVGTFALSIQQRQREIAVLRAVAATGKQVRKMIGGEALAVGLTAAVAGAVAGLPLGAWLHGEFVALDIIPANVPVVLSVFPVFAAVPATVFAGWAAARISGRRATRIRPVEALGEAELKPPRVSFVRALFGVLAIAGATVLTAVLTGLHTDAASTPVCFIAVLLWCIALALLGPWVARLAAAVLGVPLRLSRVGGYLAANNLRAAAPRLASVITPLTLMTAMACTILFSQTSVADAATAQRAAGNIADYVVGSKVPANAAAEVKAVPGVRTVTQVLHATVRTGLNNRNVLGVTPAGLADTLDLGVTDGSVAQLTGPDTAAAAYGQGYHVGSQVSMTLPDGTPAHVTIVALYSRQLGFGDLVVAHDLLAPHVDVPMDDELLVKAPGVPRTALAGALKADPGLGIQDRVQAQASNNDAGAKIGYVTLGLIVAFTAIAVVNTLAMSISDRGREFAALRLTGATRRQVRRMLGWETAAAVAVATALGLAVAAAVLTTYASGMTRGTSGAAMPLGTLAVVIGGGAVLAGIATWLPARAALAAGLREG
- a CDS encoding histidine kinase; the protein is MGITGSDSPPRLARGLVFAVAAALVSVHVFKAASRIPGDPAAGLTIVAACLAILALEFRPATWPRMAAQLVCGFAAVVPAGASVGLLAVPVGAVFLQGLWPLVLPVLGATAWVQVVRTDSVRDTVDMCVTVLLGGMVLYAVTTLAAFAARVHETRLTLAAAAVTTERLRIAEGLDTDLSSGLGRIRELAAKQDPDVLDGLLTDARATLAATRATAADLRSLSLTPESASARALLRSAGIEAEVVSGHTEPLGPAGTVLATVLREAVTAVVRVGDARRCLIVTGEAAGQVTLRVVSDGVRTAALGTDVLDGLAERVRASGGRLAAGLEADGRFAVEASVPATPSAAEPVDAPEPRRAGVLYYLLLAAFCVRTLLYVPAALIAPALVVLAVLCTLQVVYSVRDEKRHSEAALVLFAALTFAPMHAFGQNWIASLGLLTGSLLVALPLPLAVLVVAAALGVGGLLAAADGTSALSAVLNALVTCLIVYGMLRLARLVRELQQANEGLARAAVVGERLRAARDLHDLLGHGLAAILLKAELARRLRASDPERCLAEIRDVERLAAQGERELRALTGGPRELSFGDELASAAAVLAAADVAVEVEGEELSVPPDTGAVLGAVLREAVTNVLRHSTARHARIAVTATDAAVRLEVENDGVGADVGSPGSGVGGLTLRLAEHGGTLTAGPDDGWYLLCAELPQSSRDQRQ
- a CDS encoding LLM class F420-dependent oxidoreductase → MIAQASSKIRVGIQLAPQHVDYPAIRRAAAQAEELGVDVLFNWDHFFPLGKVSQGKHFECWTMLGAWAEATSRVEIGPLVTCNSYRNPDLLADMARTVDHISGGRLILGIGAGFKEQEYVEYGYEFGTPGSRIDDLARSLPRIEHRFSRLDPPPTRKIPVLIGGGGEKKMLRVVARHADIWHSFAGGDVLEHKMKVLEEHCAAIGRDPAQIQRSVLVGGDPAECEREVELGVTLFVVRDPGPSFDFGELRDWLAWRDEHNRDQHKRDEHNRDEHNRDGDKA